The DNA window CCCAGCTTATTATGCACTGCATGCAACAGCTCACATGGCAAAGTATGGAACAACCGAAGACGATCTGGCATTAGTCAGCGTGAAAAATCACAAGTATGCTAATATGAATCCTGTAGCCCACTTCCACCGTGAGATAACAGTTAAAGACGCGTTAGAGTCGCCAGTTATAGCTTGGCCCCTCAAATTGTACGATTGTTGTCCAGTGACTGACGGGGCCGCTGCAATTGTCTTAGCTTCGGAGGAAAAGGTCAAAGAGCTGAAGATCGACACACCAGTCTGGATTGAAGGCGTAGGGTCATCATCTGGTACAGCGAATTTGACAAACAGAGAAAGTTACGTGGGCCTTACAGCCGCTGTCCTTGCATCAAGGCGAGCCCTCAAGGATGCTAAAGTTAGCCCAAGCGACATTGAAGTTGCCACTGTCCACGATTGTTTCACGATCGCCGAGATAATGGCCTACGAAGATATAGGCTTTTGTAAGAAAGGTGAAGGAGCAAAGCTGATCCGCGAAGGGCAGACCGAAATAGGAGGCAAAATACCTGTTAACGTAGATGGGGGCCTAAAGGCTAAGGGGCATCCAATCGGGGCAACTGGATGTTCAATGATATACGAATTGACAAAGCAACTCCGAGAAGAAACAAAATCGAGACAGAGACAAGCTCCTCTAAAAAATTATATCGCTCTCGCCCACAATGTCGGAGGAACTGGTCACTACTGCTACGTGACCATACTGAGGAGGTGATTGCGTGGCAAAAGCTCCTCTTCCCACATTAAAGTCGAAGCCGCTGACCTTAACATACTACATACC is part of the Candidatus Bathyarchaeota archaeon genome and encodes:
- a CDS encoding thiolase domain-containing protein (catalyzes the synthesis of acetoacetyl coenzyme A from two molecules of acetyl coenzyme A; it can also act as a thiolase, catalyzing the reverse reaction and generating two-carbon units from the four-carbon product of fatty acid oxidation), with product PAYYALHATAHMAKYGTTEDDLALVSVKNHKYANMNPVAHFHREITVKDALESPVIAWPLKLYDCCPVTDGAAAIVLASEEKVKELKIDTPVWIEGVGSSSGTANLTNRESYVGLTAAVLASRRALKDAKVSPSDIEVATVHDCFTIAEIMAYEDIGFCKKGEGAKLIREGQTEIGGKIPVNVDGGLKAKGHPIGATGCSMIYELTKQLREETKSRQRQAPLKNYIALAHNVGGTGHYCYVTILRR